A genomic segment from Saimiri boliviensis isolate mSaiBol1 chromosome 14, mSaiBol1.pri, whole genome shotgun sequence encodes:
- the CCDC185 gene encoding coiled-coil domain-containing protein 185 codes for MAGLGHSSPRPYLDLWEPPRPGEEQESKQLLCRQRSGADPAACSRARTPGAESEDAVPWLHPHCSFTPHSRRRECPDSPRGSRSLSDVAYRPLDRARKHGPRSRRLEDTWGEAGTKPRQAWQPQTQLPGQRQQPCPHYPLAQGDSPPPYPREAGTPLSGTFRIEKAQGGDQWAVPHSRRLGRWSPSSVLSERSSVPSQRFRPHSACVCAQKRGSSDQVESLASQDSQPSASSKEMRSPHTQVLKNKLEEAVMSFQDQQIVALVLTRLKKARRMRELQQQAAEAWEELKRSDRKVQMTLEQERRLLLQQSQKQWQQEKEQRKTLPSREQRGRRRDSQGKNVPPGESQWKEQPEDRENPCQEKLEKARAQAEHRKQCQVRRLREQERMLRNLREQHSLQLQRRLVEACRKRHLHAAEGQKKVQDTNLSSLINYQARKVLMDCQAKAEELLRQLSLEQGFQRSQEIHQGLLKERHRELREKAQKEEEQLQQAKWRAGESEEQRKMHKRILVELADEKIRQARSHVHKTTRDKVQHLRELNHLREKNHHILKLKAEKEEKCHIEGIKEAIKKKEQRVRHITPGKDPNFQEFRKLLQASRRENRGPRNSSLDQIELEARLPACQQNGGY; via the coding sequence ATGGCAGGCTTGGGTCACTCCTCCCCGCGGCCCTACCTGGACCTCTGGGAACCCCCACGGCCCGGCGAAGAGCAAGAGTCCAAGCAGCTGCTGTGCCGGCAAAGGTCCGGAGCCGACCCTGCCGCGTGCTCCCGGGCCAGGACTCCAGGTGCGGAGAGTGAGGATGCTGTGCCCTGGCTGCACCCGCACTGTTCGTTCACCCCACACTCTCGCAGGCGCGAGTGCCCAGACTCACCACGGGGCAGCCGAAGCCTGAGCGACGTGGCCTACAGGCCACTGGACCGAGCCAGGAAGCACGGGCCTCGCAGCAGGCGCCTGGAAGATACCTGGGGAGAGGCAGGAACCAAGCCCCGCCAGGCCTGGCAGCCGCAAACCCAGCTGCCAGGCCAACGGCAGCAGCCCTGCCCACATTACCCTCTGGCCCAGGGAGACTCGCCCCCGCCTTACCCCAGAGAAGCTGGTACTCCCCTGAGTGGCACATTCAGGATAGAAAAGGCACAGGGTGGAGACCAGTGGGCAGTGCCGCACAGCAGACGTCTAGGTCGCTGGTCCCCTTCCTCAGTTCTCTCAGAGCGGTCTTCTGTGCCCTCCCAAAGGTTCAGGCCGCACTCAGCCTGCGTGTGCGCCCAGAAGAGAGGCAGCAGTGATCAGGTTGAGTCATTAGCCAGCCAGGACTCCCAGCCCTCGGCCTCCAGCAAAGAGATGCGGAGCCCACACACCCAGGTGTTGAAGAACAAGCTGGAAGAGGCGGTGATGTCCTTCCAGGACCAGCAGATTGTGGCCCTGGTGCTGACCCGGCTCAAGAAGGCCCGACGGATGCGGGAGCTGCAGCAGCAGGCGGCTGAGGCCTGGGAGGAGCTGAAGCGTTCAGATCGGAAAGTCCAGATGACCCTGGAGCAGGAGCGCCGGCTGCTGCTGCAGCAGAGCCAGAAACAGTGGCAGCAGGAAAAGGAGCAGCGCAAGACCCTCCCGAGCCGTGAGCAGCGCGGCCGGCGGCGGGACAGCCAGGGGAAGAACGTGCCCCCTGGGGAAAGCCAGTGGAAGGAGCAACCGGAGGACCGGGAGAACCCGTGCCAGGAGAAGCTGGAGAAGGCACGCGCCCAGGCGGAGCACCGAAAGCAGTGCCAGGTGCGGCGCCTGCGGGAGCAGGAGAGGATGCTGCGGAACCTGCGGGAGCAGCACAGCCTGCAGCTGCAGAGGAGGCTGGTGGAGGCCTGTCGCAAGAGGCACCTGCATGCCGCAGAGGGCCAGAAGAAGGTCCAGGACACCAACCTGAGCTCCCTCATCAATTATCAGGCCCGGAAGGTCCTCATGGACTGCCAGGCAAAGGCCGAGGAGCTCCTTAGGCAGCTGTCCCTGGAGCAAGGTTTCCAGCGGTCCCAAGAGATCCACCAGGGCCTGCTGAAGGAGCGGCACCGTGAGCTGAGGGAGAAagcccagaaggaggaggagcagttGCAGCAGGCCAAGTGGCGCGCGGGGGAGTCCGAGGAGCAGAGGAAGATGCACAAAAGGATTCTGGTGGAGCTGGCAGATGAGAAGATCCGGCAGGCCAGGAGTCACGTGCACAAGACCACCAGGGACAAGGTGCAGCACCTCCGGGAGCTCAACCACCTGCGTGAGAAGAACCACCACATCCTGAAACTGAAAGCCGAGAAGGAGGAAAAGTGCCACATTGAGGGCATCAAAGAGGCCATTAAGAAAAAGGAGCAGAGGGTGCGGCACATTACCCCAGGGAAAGACCCAAATTTCCAGGAGTTCCGGAAGCTCCTGCAGGCCTCCAGGAGAGAGAACAGGGGGCCTCGCAACAGCTCCCTTGATCAGATAGAACTAGAGGCCCGGCTCCCTGCCTGTCAGCAGAATGGGGGTTACTGA